One Nymphaea colorata isolate Beijing-Zhang1983 chromosome 12, ASM883128v2, whole genome shotgun sequence genomic window, ATCTATAATGTTGAATGCGTATGAATACTGTGAGGCCCTTACCAAGAACAATGCTCCATGATAGAAGGAAGTTGGATTAATCTGCAAAATCCAACCCAGGAAGTGGGTCACCGAAAAGGAGTGGATGGGATGGCAGTGGAGCTGTTTTGTCTCTCGTTGCCGTCCATCCCGTGATAACTGATATACACCTATGACTCGTGAATTACGCAAGGGATATGTGATTTTAGTGCATTGGAATAAGATACTTTCCCAGTTGATGcatctttcttcttaatttCTCGCGTAATGTTTTTCCTTTGTATGATCGCTTTAAATTCCGATTAATCTAGAACTTGCTTATTTACGATCTGTTCAACAGGTGTGAAGCGTTTTCTACTTACCCCCGAACGTACGACCTTTTGCATGCTTGGACCGTGTTCTCCGACATAGAGAAGAAAGGATGTAGCGTGGAAGATCTGCTCGTTGAAATGGATCGTATCCTCCGTCCAAGTGGTTTTATCATAGTACGTGATAAGAGGTCCATCATCGATGCCATTAAGAAATACCTAGCAGCAGTGCGTTGGGAAGCAGTGGCCGATTCCCAAACAGAAGCAGAATCAGATGAGGATGAAGTCATCTTCATGATCCAGAAGAAAGTATGGCAAACTGAAGAGGCTTTCAGAGATTCAGTTTAAAGAGTCATctggttttctccctctctccccttctcGCTCCTATTCATTATTGCGAATGTGGAAATGCTCATAAATTTTCCTTGATGTTTTATTGGTTTATTAGTACAGGTACCGTGTATGGAAAGGAGGTAATTGGTCAATTTGGTCTAATTTAGATGtccttttttgaatttttctgttCTTCTGTCGTAACAATTTATATTCTTCCGCATCAgaaaaacattttatattcttttaAGGAATGCCAGATTCATTTTTGTGCGCATGTATTCTCTTTCTTCTGTGGATGTTTGATGCACTTAAATGGCATGGTCTAACGACGGTCTTCTTTCAGATAGGTTACTTGTACTGTAGGACATcgttgtatattttttgcacttAGGTACAGATTGCTTGACAGATTACCAGCCTCTTTTCAAGGTAACGGTAGGGCACCTGAACTACCACTGGGCATCAGGGTACCCATCAGGTACTTGGGTACTCGGCCCCTTAACGTTCCAGGGCTCCTGCTGCCCTGCACGCCGCTCCTCATCGTCTTATGCCAACAGTCGTTTAAGCAGAATTTAAAACCGGCGTCGATTCCATACTCACCGAAGATTACTATAGAAGAAGTGACTGCTTTACTATGCACCGGCATAGAGTGGCGTAGACTTGAGAAGTCCCGACTCCCGATATATATCGGGTCCTGAGATTACATCTTCTTAAATACGCCTCTTGTTCCGagttttttcataaattgatGGCCAAATGGagacaaaaatgataaatatataaACGTCAAATAAAAACGATAATTTGTCATCAGTGGCCTCTAAGGACGACCCCAAATCTATAACCTATGGCTTCAAATATGTATAAACATGCTACTTAgaagaaataacaaatatttgaaagtcTAACGGCTCAAATCAAAACGTGGGCCcaaaccaacaaaaaagttCATTCACTATCAGCATGCTCAAAGAAAAAAGCGGCATTCTTTAAGAATAGGTATCTGTGCAAGTGTTTTGGCTATGTCCTGTTTCCCCTTTTTCGCTCGGCTTGTATTGAATTCATTCGAGCCCAATTTCCTGTGTGTTTAACTGATTGAAGTCCAACCCATTTGCATCTCTTCTCTTTGTGGCTGTCTGCTATTAACTGCTTACCTAGAtgacatttaaattttagatcaAAAGAGAAggcagaaaagaaataaaaaatggattttaatTCTCAAATTGTTTTGAATCATGCACGATAAAATTGTAGAGAGGTTCTTGCATTTAACAACAGCAGTCTACCTACTTTTTTGCCAAAACTCCCAGCTTGTATGCACAGCTTAGTAAATATGATACACCCTCAAACTTCTGCTTCTCAATCATCTGTATCCAATCCATGTCCCATAGCTTCGAACAACCATTACTGGCCCACGTGAACAGTTTCACTTGTGAAGAATACCCTTCTTAGGCAATTTTGGTTTCTTCTGTTGTTGATGCTGGAGGATACAGGAGCATTACAAACAcattagattatatatatatatatatatgtcgaaagagagagagagagagaggtgtaccTTCTGCCTTTCCAAGGCTTCATAATCCGTCCTCTCTTTCTAAGTGCTCTTCCGCAGTTTGATGGGCCGGTTACCAACATATTTACCTACAACATATCGTGTCAGAAACTAATGGACGCGAGCTCAAACACCATCACATGGATAACAGATTACAAAGTCTTCGATCAAGCACCAGCATACTGTGGTAGTCATTGATCAACGAAAAAATGATAGACGTGTTTTATCAATTTGGGACCAGGAAAAATGTGGTGCACATCCATAGTTCCATTGTTACAGTCTTACAGATAGCTGGAGGTTGGTTGAAAATGTGAATATGCCCACAGATCTACTTTCCTGCGTGCAAGTTGTCTGCCAATAAAGCGAACACTTTTGTGCACTACTTTTTATGTATCTGACCTTCTAGGATTATTAATGACACTTTAATGTGTCCaaaccaatgttatccgtatcgtacgatacggacgcgtatcgtacgatacgtatcgtataggtcaagaaaacctatacgatacgctgtttaaagacgatacgcgtctgtatcgtacacgtatcgcacgatacgtgcgatacgggggccgtatcgtacgatacgggcgatacacccccgtatcgtacgatacgggttaaaacacaaaattttttattttttaaaggttaaacactcctccctctctctcttcttgtatttaaagactccaagaaacgtaggagggagagattttgcacattttcatcaaaaataaccaaggattcatcgatttgaaaaatattatcgttaaatcatgaaagatgataagttgataactatatgttttgaacttataaaattgtgatgtaatataagtcctaaaactcaaagtcctaagactctaagtcttaactataaaattttcaagtttaaaattgtgatggatgcttattatgttattttgaatatctaatttctaatttttgcatgcgttgttgacacacatgaatgttccttatgtatgatgatcttttttatatttgaatatatttttcttgatttcttattttttgtttattttttcagatttttaataaattttctctatttttctgatttttaaatattttttaaaattaaaaaattaattttacgatacgctacgctacgtttacgatacgttacgatacagcgtataggtcagcccgaccgatacgcgatacgctacgccttttataacattggtccAAACATCAAAACGAACAACATTTAACATCAAATCAGCAGAAGAGCATTAACTGGATTATCCTCAAGTTACAAGAACTACCATCACGTTAGGTGGTTATCATATAAAGTTATATTCTTTTGGCTGCATCCAATCTAATTGAACCTGATTTCTCAGGCATTTAGGTGATCCAAATCAAAACTATTTACATCTTTGCCTATGTTTGTACATCTATATCGCACATGCATATGGTGCTATGTCATATGGGTGCAAAGTGCAAGTGCTGGTGCAGATGTGAcaagttttcagaaaaattgTGCGACaaggatgtatatatatgtatgtgtatatgtataatgtatatatatcatttgttatATAATTATTTAACTATTTAGCAgccttattttttatatttatatatatttatattacaGCTAGTTTAGTCacatgcacatttaaaatggtcagttttggcaCAATTCAGCTGATCGCACCCCACTGTGCTGCGCACCAGCATCGACACATGTGCGACAGCCATTTAGGAgaatccatgtgacatagaggTGGTGTtgtgtgagagagggagagtaccattcatttctttgattgCTTGGGCAAGATCAGAAGGGTTGGAGAAACTAACGAATCCATAACCTCGAGTCTTTCCAGTCCTCTTGTCTCTTACCACCTGCATGAGTAAAAGTAGAACAATATAATGGCCCTGCACAAGTAATTAGTTTTAACTGGACCATGGAACAGGTCAACAATCTTTCCCAGCCCCACCATCAGAACCAAGTTTTCCACCCACTaactggaaaaaagaaaaacgaaaagaaaagaaagcacaGCAGCTGCATGGACCAACCCCATTGTTAAAGCGGTTATTAGAGACATAGATTGTCAACTCAATCAGCTAAAAATAATTCCCTAAGCATCAAGCAAGCTTTTGTAAATCTGCTCAAGGTTGGACATCTTTTCATAAGTTTTTCCAAATTATAAAAAAGCATGATATTATTCCTAGAGTAGTAAGTATGAAAATTGAACATATGGAAACCATATCTGAACGCCAAATGTAGAATCTTCAGCAGACTAATGTCATGAACCCAAAGACCAGGTGCCATTGTTCTTGTCTTTAATCAAAGTCATGAATCAAAATACTGCTATTTCGAAGATACTCGATtcataactaaaaataaaaaatagacaatTACATCTTCATTTCAAAGGTAACATAGAAGAGGTTAGGACAAAACACAGACAGATCTTTGGAATATTTTCTTGTGCTTCACTATTTTCTCAGTTACTTAAGCTCCTCCAACTATCGTACAAACGCCCATCTTAGTATAATACATGTGCTCAGGAGACAGGTAAAAACAATCAGATAAAAAAGATAATAGACAATTTCCTGAAGAAAGCTACCGTGTTACTAGATTTGGAACTTAACATGATGATCATTTGTCACTTGTttgctaagtcacacgggtgtgGGTGAAGGCCCGACACAGCACCCAACTCGGTCAAACCAAGTCGGGTGCTGCTAACCGCACCCGTTCttcttttctcgtttttttttttcattttttccttctcctatctttcctcttctctttctcctcccatattttatttaataaaactttgaattttgtatgagattaaggtaaccttgttaaaaaaaagtttaaaaatacacacaaataaaattacttatatataacagatcatatatatatatgtacacatatatatatttgtatactCTCGCCGTATTCGCACCAgaacccacacccatgtgacatagcttgttTGTCAGACCACCCTTCAATACTTGAAGATCTCATTATCACGTAACAGATAGGTACAAAATGCTCATCAACGATGCACTTGACTACTCTCACGATACTGACAAACATTTACATGTAAGCAAAACCACAGGACCATCAGAGAATACATTATGACACGTATCTTAGAACAAGCAAGGATTGCAGACTTGAATTTCATGGTACCACAGGAGTCAGGATATTAAAAAGAACTGCAATGTAATTTCAATTTGAGGATACATAAATTCTTTACATGTAGCCTACTTATCTAGGATCATTTTTGCtcttcaaaagagagagaagtatATGGATAGATTAAAGAACTGTCGGGATAAACTTACCAAGTATACAATTAACCTcttatgtttttctctctttcttaatGAGTAGCTTGAAGGGGGAAAAATTGAAAACTGAGACATACAGACGTCACAGAAATGTTTAGGCATGGGGAAAAAAACACGCACCCTTGCCATATTGAATGAAGGAAATCTTGAAAATGCTTTTGTAAGAACATCATCATTGACCTCGTTTCCAAGATCTCCACAAAATAACCGAAAATCATCTGCAGTAACaatcatataaaataaaatttgaatatataatacatataaaaaaggAGAACTTAAAAATCACCTTCCCTTTCTAAATCTTCATATGTCATGTAAATTTAAGAAAGTAAtcatgaattttattttcttaacagGCGGGTGAAATTTATTAAAACTTAAGATGAGATTATGAGAGATGGTAGACATATCCATATTTGATGTCATTATATTGGTAGCAAATAAATTAACGTTCCAAATGAACCGAAACAGACACTGTAATGGCAATCAGATAGAGCAAGCTAAGGACCCCTCTGCTTGGAGTATACATGGGGCAGGACGATGCTCTAGGAGTTTTTTTAACAAGATAATTAGGCCAATGGTTCACATTAAAAATTCATTGAACAATCGCTTAATACTAAAAGTAATAGAACAGGAATATctttaaatccaaaatcaagaGATTGAAGACCCCAGAATAACACTAAAATCCCTCAGATTAGCACTAAAATTAATTGAACTAGTAAAGTAATTTATTAGATAAGACGCTCAAGACTGAAACTAATAAGCTACTAACAGGGGTTGGTCCACAAATAGCACCATATTATCTGAGAAATCATGTTTCGCCTCTCCTAAGTAACTTGCTTGCTTTGGAGATCAACACAGTGAAAACTTAAACAAACTAACAATTAGTggctttgattttttatttcacaagGAAATCATATGAAGCTACTGAACCAAATGTACAATATGATATGAACGTGACCGAAGCCAACATTACTGCTTCTGTCCTCCACAGGGATCCGTTTCAGCTCGCAATATGATAGTtacgaagaaaaagaaggacgGGGCACAATATTTAAAAAGCAAGACCGTACTTTCTGGCCAATCGGCAAGGGTCGGATCCTCCCAGGTCTGCCCGGCGGCCTTCCGAGGAACGGCCTTCTTCTTCGTCTCCGCATTGTTATCGATCTCGCTGCTCGCTAATGCCGCTTTCACATTCTCAATAGCTTCTGGCGTGATAATCTGTGCGTCCCTCTGGAATAGCTGCTGCGCCTGTCGgcacaaaaaacaaataaaggaGGAAATAAGCCGTAAGACTAACGCCACCACTGGACGGGCCTAATCAATAAGAGATGACATTTATCCATATATGATATACCTGCTGGTACTGAGGAACAGCATAAACTCCCGCCACCGGCGTTGCCGCGGGTGCCGAAGCGGCGTATGCAGAAGGATATAGTTGTTGCGGTGCTTGAATCTTCGCTGGCTGAGGCAATTGAGGCAACAGATAGGTGTTCTGGTAGATATATTCAGTCAATTTCTGGACCGAGGGATCGGTATTCTGGAGATGAAAAGGGACGGGAAAATTGGACGCAGGCGTCATTCCAGTGGCATAGCTGGCGGTGGAAGAAGGATCGGTGAAGAGAGCAGCCGAGTACGTGAAATGAGAGGCGCCGGATGTCACGGGAGAGGGGAAGGGCGCACCCGTGGGTGATGCCGCCATAGGGAAGATTCCGGCGATGGATTTAACCGGAAGTGCGAGGGAAGGCAACTTTCCGGCGTCCCGACGCCCGTGAAAACAGAAATCTTGGTGTGTGAAAGAACAGATAATCGAAAGCTTATTCGCAACGGAAAAAAATGGACACCGACGACGGGTTTTCTCTGCGGATCGAATCTCAgatgccttcttccttccaGAAAGGCCGGGAAAATACGCCAGAGGgggaacaagaaaaaaggaaaaagaaattttaaggaTCCGTGTGCTTCAACGGTAGAACGGTCGAGAAAGAAGCGGAAAACTTAAAAACATTTGTTTACGGAGCGACAAATTAGTCTGATATTCGTAGTTCTCAACTAAAAACTTATAATTCAAAAATGCGGTCAAGTGTTTGTAATATTCATCCGTGAGATTCAGGTCTGGGTACtttggtcattttttttaaaggagaTTTCAGTCATTTACGCAGAAACATTTCCCTTTTTATATTTGTCCATATCAaacgttttttttaataataagtATATTTTGTACATTTGACTCATTAGAGCCCTGCATTTACATTTGAGAATGCCACCTTCTCGAataaattttgaacattttagaaaaattataaaattttcgGTCATCTTACGTGAGaagtttttttctcaatttcagTAATACAAAGGTTTCTTTGAAAAGGTCAAGGGTATATTGGTCATTTGGTTCAACCGATTCAATTTTCGGTCATCTCGAGTGACAACCTGCAAGATTGAGAGCCGGATCCAAGTCTTGCTCTACGATACCGCTTTACATAAAACGTAATTTTGGACAATCGAGCTTTTGCGTCTTACTGAAAAAACGGAAACGACCAACTAAACAAACTAAACCGGCGAAGGAAAGCGGCGGGCGAGAGCACCGTCTGCATGAATCGTTTCTCCCGCCGCAGAATTGacacgcagagagagagagagagatcccgCCACAATATTCGCGGGGAAATTTGCAGGGAGAGCATCGTCGATCTGATCGCTTTTTCCATGGAGAACGAAAGCCCGGGCAGGAGAAAAAGGGCTCGAGATGAAGAGGCACCACAGGACGATAGCCTCTCCCTAGGTCCcttatttgcttccttttcccCTTCTTGCGAGAATATTTTCAATTCGAGCATGGGTTGCTCGTGTTTCGGTGTCCACAGGTCGACGATTAATGCAAACGGGGAACTGACTCGAGCATTTTATCATTAAGTCGTGGActgtaggttttttttttttgtgtgtgtgtgtgtgtgtgtgtgtgtgtgacccATCGATTGTTGAGTTTCTATTAGGCGGTATATTTCGTCAACTTAGGCATATATATTTGGTTGGAATTGGATAGCACTGATTTTCGCTTGAGAATAATTATCGTCCGTATTCATGAACCTTTGTTCCATGATCGCTTCGCCGGTGGAAAATTCCAGGCCAGACTGATTTTGGCGACAAATATGTGCTAAGAATGGGAGTTATTGGGCAACATGCCGACATTCATGAGCTGAATTCTTTAGAGCCAGGGTTGACCTAGCTTTGCAACTGATTACCGCTGGCTTGTGGAATGCTGCTAGATTTCTGGTTAAGAGCTTACACGCTATCTATGGGTAAACATCCGACGTAGCATGGACATCTGACTGGATCGTGCTTAGGCCATTTTGTTTTCACATATGTTATTTTTTGGTAGTTGAATTGATTCGTCATGTATATGCGGGCGTAGATTGGTGGCTGACTCACTGGTTTGTTCTTGTTCTATACAGAGGACCACCGTACATTTAGCGATACAATGGTTGCACTTAGAATTATGCGGACTCAGTTtccaaaaatggaaaaggttCCGTACTttccaagaaagaaaacacTTTATGTTGCGTTTCTTTCATCCTCctgtattttggaaatttttgcaGTCTTCCGGTATCTTGATCTACGTCATAAGTGGCATTTATACGGTTGACGCTGTTTCATTTTCAAGCTTTTCAGGTGTCAGTTGAGCCTTTTATTCTTCGGTCACAATTATACAGCAGCGTCAAGGACAGGACTCAAGTTGACAGGGAATTGGAGGTCTGTTTTCCAGGCTTTCTGATGACCTTGGTCTCTTTCCAGTATGTCAAATGCTAATAGAATGAAATCACTCTGTGTGAGTGTCGAAATAGAGAGTTTGTAACTCATAAGAATGTACTTGGAACAGATCCATTAGTGTCGTTGTTAGTGTAAAAAGATTGAATATTCTTCTCTGCATCCTTCTTAATAATAATTCTTGACGACATTTCTGTCTACTGTTTAGGGCCTAGGCTTAGTGTTGTGTTCctcaattttttgaatgagATTTTGCATACTCACCATCCTTTCGTAGATTGATCGTTTTCTCTAATGCTAATGTAGCAAATTTTGGCCATTTCATGGTACTGCTCAGCATTATAATTTAGATATTTGctttctacttttttctttttcagtcaTTGAGAAAGGAGAAGGTTTTGCGGATCTTCAAGTTAAATACAGGACAAGATGATCAGGCTGTCATGTTTATGGATGACTATTTGAAGCAGGTTGCCCTTGTCCTTTAGTTACTCATCTGCACGACCCCTTTTATTCTTCAGTTCATGCATTAGTACCAAGAATACCCACAGAAAGTTTTCTTAGATGCAATGGTGCATTGCATATTTGCGTTATTTATTCTTCTTAGTtatagatcttggtattattaAGTTTACTCTTGATCAATTCAAGGTGTTCGGGACCTCGGGTGAATATTTTGTGATTGACATGTATAAATACATTACGCTGGAACTTTCTGACTCTTTGTTTTAATTAGTTTGGATTTCAATCATGGTGGATGGCATTTTAACACACCTAAATCTGTTATGTTTAAAATGACTTTTTGTATAGAGTTATTTGCGGAAGTGATTATAGATAACTCTTAAAGAGACAAATTTAACTCAAAGAGATAAATATTTCATATTCTATTCTGCTACTGAAAAATTTTCCTGGTTTAGATCCTTTctcagtttcaactttcaagtagCTTATATGGTATCTCATCATGATAAGTGC contains:
- the LOC116265987 gene encoding uncharacterized protein LOC116265987, which encodes MAASPTGAPFPSPVTSGASHFTYSAALFTDPSSTASYATGMTPASNFPVPFHLQNTDPSVQKLTEYIYQNTYLLPQLPQPAKIQAPQQLYPSAYAASAPAATPVAGVYAVPQYQQAQQLFQRDAQIITPEAIENVKAALASSEIDNNAETKKKAVPRKAAGQTWEDPTLADWPENDFRLFCGDLGNEVNDDVLTKAFSRFPSFNMARVVRDKRTGKTRGYGFVSFSNPSDLAQAIKEMNGKYVGNRPIKLRKST
- the LOC116266352 gene encoding uncharacterized protein LOC116266352 isoform X3 codes for the protein MNRFSRRRIDTQRERERSRHNIRGEICRESIVDLIAFSMENESPGRRKRARDEEAPQDDSLSLEDHRTFSDTMVALRIMRTQFPKMEKVSVEPFILRSQLYSSVKDRTQVDRELESLRKEKVLRIFKLNTGQDDQAVMFMDDYLKQMDSAVKRVKAKDPADVVVFEWFKMYVITSNLDVGIGHHELCFLLSSAGNVKDDHISLLINAGLVVGGDSLLRLAHVLYALRLVSVMQPMFFDACFQVHANWLIQTCIGSLFQILGVYSRDCRREGRS